In 'Nostoc azollae' 0708, the following are encoded in one genomic region:
- the cysE gene encoding serine O-acetyltransferase yields MLSTLSTDFRIIFERDPAARNWLEVLFCYPGLQALIFHRLAHWLRAIGIPFIPRLISHIARFLTGIEIHPGALIGKGVFIDHGMGVVIGETAIVGDYALIYQGVTLGGTGKESGKRHPTLGENVVVGAGAKVLGNLQIGNNVRIGAGSVVLRDVPSNCTVVGIPGRIIYRSGVRVAPLEHNNLPDSEAEVIRALVNRLEALEEQIQQLQDMPSHFKTPVLASVGAVNFEREKFTTEAPICNIRDKAIQEFLDGAGI; encoded by the coding sequence ATGCTCTCTACACTTAGTACCGATTTTCGCATCATCTTTGAACGTGACCCAGCAGCCCGGAATTGGTTAGAAGTCCTGTTTTGCTATCCAGGCTTACAAGCCTTAATATTCCATCGGCTGGCTCACTGGCTGCGTGCTATCGGTATTCCCTTTATCCCCCGTTTAATTTCTCACATAGCTCGGTTTTTAACTGGCATTGAAATTCACCCAGGGGCTTTAATTGGTAAAGGAGTATTTATAGATCACGGTATGGGCGTTGTCATTGGTGAAACAGCCATCGTGGGAGACTACGCACTCATTTATCAAGGAGTCACCCTTGGAGGTACTGGTAAAGAAAGCGGCAAACGTCACCCCACATTAGGCGAAAATGTCGTCGTTGGTGCAGGTGCAAAAGTTTTGGGGAATCTGCAAATTGGTAATAACGTCCGCATTGGAGCAGGTTCAGTCGTATTAAGAGATGTTCCTTCTAACTGCACTGTTGTGGGTATACCAGGACGCATCATCTACCGTTCTGGTGTCCGGGTTGCTCCTCTAGAACACAACAACTTACCAGACTCAGAAGCTGAAGTAATTCGCGCCTTAGTCAATCGGCTAGAAGCACTAGAAGAACAAATTCAACAACTTCAAGATATGCCTTCCCACTTCAAAACTCCTGTTTTAGCAAGCGTAGGGGCTGTAAATTTTGAAAGAGAAAAATTCACAACAGAAGCACCTATTTGTAATATCAGAGATAAAGCCATACAAGAATTTTTAGACGGAGCAGGGATCTAA
- a CDS encoding DUF3352 domain-containing protein — MNNQRSFFGFIIAGVIAVLLIAVAGFYWFFGRIPVKFSTLISQPGAAIFVSKFSPVMVSLLVNPDRLQAIEQQGEISKFKNSLLAKSNINYQDDIKPWLNNEITLAVTSQDIDRDPENGLQPGYFMALSTDNPEKSREFVEVLFSKRALTGTNLEVEQYNGVKLLYDYPEIARLTEIQNPKSKIQNSLAGAVIDNFVLFANDIKVLREAINNVQAPDLNLSSYPEYEQAIKELPKGAVAVSFLNLPLVAQWQGLELRESTYNSQFISLVLNSQGLLAESTFFTASEVVPVSVPLSKPVGALQYIPKSVGLAITGANLTNLGESNLAKLWQQGTATIYGSPEEAISRWLKAVVDVKNHWGLNLNEDIFSWVVGEYAIGLLPNPANRNPDWVFVVEKTPQLESGIARLDQVAKNKGFNVSSLTLNQQTVSAWTELTATTQDQADVNFEAKIRGAHTTIDNYEIFTSDLGTLEKILSSRENSFLDNPNFQDDVAVFPKSNQGYVYIDWKKSQDILERQLPILKFVEVLAKPLFNNLRSLTVSTYRSESRTLKGGIFFNLGL, encoded by the coding sequence GTGAATAATCAACGTTCCTTTTTTGGTTTCATAATAGCTGGTGTCATTGCTGTGCTACTAATTGCGGTTGCTGGCTTTTACTGGTTTTTCGGCAGAATTCCCGTGAAATTCAGCACCCTTATCTCTCAACCAGGGGCTGCTATATTTGTGTCGAAGTTCTCACCTGTAATGGTGTCATTGCTGGTTAATCCTGACCGTTTGCAAGCAATAGAACAACAAGGGGAAATTTCTAAATTCAAAAACAGTTTATTAGCAAAAAGTAATATAAATTACCAGGACGATATTAAACCTTGGCTCAATAATGAAATTACATTGGCTGTTACTAGCCAAGATATAGACCGTGATCCAGAAAATGGACTACAGCCAGGGTATTTCATGGCACTTTCTACTGATAACCCAGAAAAAAGCCGCGAGTTTGTGGAAGTGTTGTTTTCTAAGCGGGCTTTAACTGGAACAAATTTAGAAGTAGAACAATATAATGGTGTGAAATTACTTTATGACTATCCCGAAATAGCAAGACTCACAGAAATCCAAAATCCAAAGTCCAAAATCCAAAATAGTTTAGCTGGTGCGGTTATTGATAATTTTGTCCTGTTTGCTAATGATATTAAGGTGCTGCGAGAAGCAATTAATAATGTTCAAGCTCCAGATTTAAATTTGAGCAGTTATCCCGAATATGAGCAAGCTATTAAAGAATTACCTAAAGGTGCTGTAGCTGTAAGTTTCCTAAATTTGCCACTGGTTGCACAATGGCAAGGTCTAGAACTGCGAGAATCAACCTATAACAGCCAATTCATTTCTTTGGTATTAAATTCCCAAGGACTTTTGGCTGAAAGTACATTTTTCACTGCGTCCGAAGTTGTACCTGTATCTGTTCCACTGTCTAAACCTGTGGGTGCATTGCAGTATATTCCAAAATCGGTAGGTTTGGCGATCACAGGTGCAAATTTAACCAATCTGGGTGAGAGTAATTTAGCAAAACTCTGGCAACAAGGAACAGCAACAATCTATGGTTCACCGGAAGAGGCTATTTCTCGTTGGCTCAAAGCTGTGGTTGATGTAAAAAATCACTGGGGTTTAAACTTGAATGAGGATATTTTTAGTTGGGTAGTAGGAGAATATGCAATTGGTCTTTTACCCAATCCAGCAAATAGAAACCCTGATTGGGTGTTTGTCGTGGAAAAAACACCGCAATTAGAATCAGGTATAGCGCGATTAGATCAGGTTGCTAAGAACAAGGGTTTTAATGTCAGTTCCCTCACCCTCAACCAGCAAACAGTCTCCGCTTGGACAGAGTTAACTGCTACTACTCAAGATCAAGCAGATGTCAACTTCGAAGCAAAAATCCGGGGAGCCCATACAACCATTGATAATTATGAAATTTTCACCTCTGATTTGGGAACCTTGGAGAAAATTCTCTCCAGTCGGGAAAATTCTTTCCTTGATAATCCCAATTTTCAGGATGATGTAGCTGTCTTCCCTAAATCAAACCAAGGTTATGTATATATTGACTGGAAAAAGAGCCAAGATATTCTGGAACGTCAGCTACCGATTCTCAAATTTGTAGAGGTGTTGGCTAAACCACTATTTAACAATTTGCGATCACTTACAGTTAGTACTTACAGGAGTGAATCAAGAACTCTGAAAGGCGGTATATTTTTCAACCTCGGGTTATGA
- a CDS encoding rhodanese-like domain-containing protein, whose amino-acid sequence MTGKYFGQSLTQISVEELAKRLADSEPGLQLIDVREPKEVEIASIEGFVNLPLSEFAQWGEEVPNRFDPNAETIVLCHHGVRSAQMCQWLVAQGFTNVKNITGGISAYSILVDSAIPQY is encoded by the coding sequence ATGACAGGTAAATATTTTGGTCAATCCTTGACCCAGATTAGCGTGGAAGAACTAGCAAAACGTCTTGCTGACAGTGAGCCTGGTTTGCAGTTGATAGACGTGCGCGAACCTAAAGAAGTGGAAATAGCCAGTATTGAGGGCTTTGTCAACCTGCCTCTGAGTGAATTTGCACAATGGGGTGAAGAAGTACCTAATCGTTTTGACCCTAATGCAGAAACTATTGTTCTGTGTCATCACGGTGTTCGTTCTGCTCAAATGTGTCAATGGTTAGTAGCTCAAGGTTTTACAAATGTTAAAAATATTACGGGCGGTATTTCTGCCTACTCCATATTAGTTGATTCAGCAATTCCTCAGTATTAG
- the hrcA gene encoding heat-inducible transcriptional repressor HrcA, whose product MQVQLTNRQQHILWATVRHYIATAEPVGSKALIEEFDLGVSSATIRNVMGVLEKSGLLYQPHTSAGRIPSDSGYRIYVDQLITPSLRDPTRTEALTKEVENALQQRLHWEDWSLEAFLQGAAQILATLSGCITLITMPQTTTVQLIHLQLVQIEGDRIMLIVVTDSYETHSKVMDLFTASSETKPDPAVIDHELQIVSNFLNSHLRGRSLLELAKLDWSELDQEFQRYGEFLKNSVAELARRTVVPNATQIMVRGVGEVLRQPEFSQVQQVQTIIHLLEEEQEQLWRLICEESDVEEMGKPRVTVRIGTENPLEPIRTCSLISSTYRRGSIPVGSVGVLGPTRLDYEGAIAVVAAAADYLSEAFS is encoded by the coding sequence ATGCAAGTCCAGCTGACAAATCGACAACAGCATATACTTTGGGCAACTGTGCGCCACTATATTGCTACAGCAGAACCTGTTGGTTCTAAAGCCCTAATTGAAGAATTTGACCTTGGTGTTAGTTCCGCAACCATCCGCAATGTCATGGGCGTTTTAGAAAAATCAGGATTACTTTACCAACCACATACTTCTGCGGGTAGAATACCTTCTGATTCTGGTTATCGGATTTATGTTGATCAACTTATTACACCTTCTCTGCGAGACCCTACACGAACAGAAGCTTTAACTAAAGAAGTGGAAAATGCTTTACAACAACGTCTCCATTGGGAAGATTGGAGTTTGGAAGCTTTTTTACAAGGTGCGGCTCAAATTTTGGCAACTTTGAGTGGCTGTATTACCTTGATTACTATGCCACAAACAACTACAGTGCAGTTAATACATTTGCAATTAGTGCAAATTGAAGGTGATAGAATTATGCTGATTGTGGTGACAGATAGTTATGAGACACATTCTAAGGTGATGGATTTGTTCACTGCGTCGTCAGAAACTAAACCTGATCCAGCAGTAATTGATCACGAATTACAGATTGTTTCTAACTTTTTGAATAGCCATTTACGAGGACGAAGTTTATTAGAATTAGCCAAACTGGATTGGAGTGAATTAGATCAAGAGTTTCAACGCTATGGAGAATTCTTGAAAAATTCAGTTGCAGAATTAGCGCGTCGGACCGTGGTACCAAATGCAACACAAATTATGGTGAGGGGTGTGGGTGAGGTGTTACGTCAACCAGAGTTTTCTCAAGTACAACAAGTACAAACTATCATCCATCTTTTAGAAGAAGAACAAGAGCAATTATGGCGGTTAATTTGTGAAGAATCAGATGTTGAGGAAATGGGTAAGCCAAGGGTGACAGTGAGAATTGGGACAGAAAATCCACTAGAACCGATTCGGACTTGTTCATTAATTTCGTCTACTTATCGTCGGGGTTCTATCCCTGTGGGAAGTGTAGGTGTTTTGGGTCCAACTCGGTTAGACTATGAAGGTGCGATCGCAGTTGTGGCAGCCGCAGCAGATTATCTATCGGAAGCTTTTAGTTAA
- a CDS encoding type II toxin-antitoxin system RelE/ParE family toxin: MSWVVEFHQDFEPEFDALPEEVQNRLLARAGLLEAFGSELGRPHVDTPNGSRHSNMKELRFKAGDGFWRTSVITSRRLRPCLEAVERK, translated from the coding sequence ATGAGTTGGGTTGTTGAGTTTCATCAGGATTTTGAGCCAGAATTTGATGCTCTACCAGAAGAAGTGCAGAATAGGTTACTTGCTCGTGCTGGTCTATTAGAAGCTTTCGGTTCGGAATTAGGACGACCTCATGTTGACACGCCTAATGGTTCACGACATAGCAACATGAAGGAACTAAGGTTTAAAGCAGGAGATGGTTTTTGGCGCACCTCAGTAATAACTTCCAGGAGATTAAGACCATGTTTAGAAGCAGTAGAAAGAAAATAA
- a CDS encoding transposase family protein, with protein sequence MPTFEVLSLHFGIWKTEAKDTFHYWLEILRDVFPPSLLEQVEKHDSDYACHGHRTIDGVSLNSGQHGTPMRKTFR encoded by the coding sequence ATGCCAACATTTGAGGTTTTAAGTTTGCATTTCGGTATATGGAAAACGGAAGCAAAGGACACATTTCATTACTGGCTAGAGATATTACGAGATGTTTTCCCTCCTAGTCTCCTTGAACAGGTAGAAAAGCATGATAGCGATTATGCATGCCATGGCCATAGAACTATTGACGGAGTTTCACTTAATAGTGGACAGCATGGAACACCCATGAGGAAGACCTTCAGATAA
- a CDS encoding FAD-dependent hydroxylase, translating into MSLTQLTQILPSSHTPTNQRGYDYDLVIVGGGIVGLTLAAALKDSGLSILLIEAKVTSAAVAKGQTYAVHLLSARIFQGIGIWDKILPNIAKYRQVRLSDADYSEVVKFQDSDLGLQELGYVGEHYALLQPLQEFLAGCKDVTYLCPAEVVSTQNEQDIVTINIKFEGENRSIRSKLLAAADGSKSPIRQAAGIKTKGWKYWQSCIVAFVKPEKSHNYTAYEKFWSSGPFAILPLPGNRCRIVWTAPHEEAKALCALSDEEFLAELTKYYGDQMGKLELLGDRFIFQVQLMQSDRYVLPRLALVGDAAHNCHPVGGQGLNLGIRDAAALAEVIQTANQAGEDIGKIEILKKYESWRKKENLTILGFTDLLDRVFSNNFFPVVILRRLGLYLMERVPMLKIFTLKLMIGLKGKTPELGKKIKC; encoded by the coding sequence ATGTCACTTACCCAGCTTACTCAAATTCTTCCCTCTTCTCACACACCCACAAACCAACGGGGATATGATTATGATTTGGTAATTGTCGGTGGTGGGATTGTTGGTTTAACTCTGGCTGCTGCTTTAAAAGACTCTGGCTTAAGTATACTGCTAATTGAAGCCAAGGTGACATCTGCCGCAGTAGCTAAAGGCCAAACTTATGCTGTACATCTGCTGTCAGCCCGAATTTTTCAAGGAATTGGAATTTGGGATAAAATACTGCCTAATATAGCTAAATATAGACAGGTGCGTTTATCTGACGCAGACTATTCTGAGGTGGTGAAATTTCAAGATTCTGATTTAGGGTTACAAGAATTAGGTTATGTGGGAGAACATTATGCACTGTTACAACCTTTACAGGAATTTTTGGCAGGTTGTAAAGATGTAACTTATCTATGTCCTGCAGAAGTAGTAAGTACGCAGAATGAGCAAGATATAGTTACCATTAATATCAAATTTGAAGGTGAGAATCGGTCAATTCGGAGTAAATTATTAGCAGCGGCTGATGGTTCAAAGTCGCCAATTCGTCAAGCAGCGGGAATTAAAACAAAAGGCTGGAAATATTGGCAGTCTTGTATTGTGGCTTTTGTGAAACCAGAAAAATCACATAATTATACAGCCTACGAAAAATTTTGGTCTAGTGGACCTTTTGCAATTTTACCTTTACCGGGGAATCGTTGCCGCATTGTTTGGACTGCACCCCATGAAGAAGCAAAAGCCTTGTGTGCTCTGAGTGATGAGGAATTTTTGGCTGAACTCACCAAGTATTATGGTGATCAGATGGGTAAATTGGAATTATTAGGTGATCGCTTTATTTTTCAGGTACAGTTGATGCAGAGTGATCGCTATGTTCTCCCCCGTTTGGCTTTAGTCGGTGACGCAGCACACAACTGTCATCCTGTCGGTGGACAAGGTTTGAATTTAGGGATTCGTGACGCAGCAGCATTAGCGGAAGTTATCCAAACAGCAAACCAAGCTGGTGAAGATATCGGTAAAATTGAGATTCTCAAAAAATATGAAAGTTGGCGAAAAAAAGAAAACCTGACAATTTTAGGTTTTACTGATTTGTTAGATAGAGTGTTTTCTAATAATTTTTTCCCAGTGGTAATTTTACGACGCCTAGGTTTATACTTGATGGAGCGAGTACCCATGCTCAAAATATTTACACTCAAATTGATGATTGGCTTGAAGGGAAAAACTCCAGAATTGGGAAAAAAGATAAAATGCTGA
- a CDS encoding YebC/PmpR family DNA-binding transcriptional regulator, protein MAGHSKWANIKHQKAIVDAKRGNVFTQLSRAIIVAARNGVPDAAGNFQLRTAIDKAKAAGIPNDNIERAIAKGAGTFGGDNSSLEEIRYEGYGPGGVAILIEALTDNRNRTAADLRVSFSKNGGNLGETGCVSWIFAQKWVCIVEGRVNEEQLLEASLEGDAESYEMIAEEMVEVFTELVNLEKLSHTLKTKGFNVTDIELRWIPGNQVEVTDPDQAKSLLKLIDTLEGLDDVQNVTANFEMAENLMAAMA, encoded by the coding sequence ATGGCAGGACATAGTAAATGGGCAAATATTAAGCATCAGAAGGCGATAGTAGATGCAAAAAGGGGAAATGTCTTTACGCAGCTATCGCGGGCGATAATAGTTGCTGCGAGAAATGGTGTACCAGATGCGGCGGGAAATTTTCAACTGCGGACGGCGATTGATAAGGCGAAGGCGGCGGGAATTCCCAATGATAATATTGAAAGAGCGATTGCCAAGGGTGCTGGTACTTTTGGGGGCGATAACTCCAGTTTAGAAGAAATTCGCTATGAAGGTTATGGTCCTGGTGGTGTGGCGATTTTAATTGAAGCCCTCACAGATAATCGTAATCGCACAGCCGCAGATTTGCGGGTTTCTTTTAGCAAAAATGGCGGGAATTTGGGTGAAACTGGTTGTGTGAGTTGGATATTTGCCCAAAAATGGGTGTGTATAGTTGAGGGTCGGGTTAATGAAGAACAGCTTTTAGAAGCTTCATTGGAAGGTGATGCTGAGTCCTATGAAATGATTGCTGAGGAAATGGTTGAGGTTTTTACTGAGCTGGTAAATTTAGAAAAACTTAGTCACACATTGAAAACAAAGGGTTTTAATGTTACAGATATAGAGTTGCGTTGGATTCCTGGGAATCAGGTGGAAGTTACAGATCCTGATCAGGCTAAATCTCTTCTTAAATTAATTGATACTTTAGAAGGGTTAGATGATGTGCAGAATGTCACGGCTAATTTTGAAATGGCTGAGAATTTAATGGCTGCAATGGCTTAG
- the ffh gene encoding signal recognition particle protein — translation MFDALSDRLESAWKKLRGQDKISQSNIQDALREVRRALLEADVNLQVVKDFISEVETKAQGAEVITGVRPDQQFIKIVYDELVQVMGEENIPLAEVEGKTTIVLMAGLQGTGKTTATAKLALHLRKLNRSCLLVATDVYRPAAIEQLLTLGKQIDVPVFELGSDADPVEIARQGVEHARAEGINTVIVDTAGRLQIDQDMMAELSRIKSTIEPDETLLVVDSMTGQEAANLTRTFHDQIGITGAILTKLDGDSRGGAALSVRQISGAPIKFVGVGEKVEALQPFYPERMASRILGMGDVLTLVEKAQEEIDLADAEQMQEKILSAKFDFTDFLKQLRLMKNMGSLGGIMKLIPGMGKLSDDQLKQGETQLKRCEAMINSMTKQERRNPDLLASSPSRRRRIASGAGYRESDVSKLVGDFQKMRSLMQQMGQGKFPGMPGMFGGGVMGNPLVAGNRPAPGWRGYPGGVPPTKKKKKEKKKKGFGTL, via the coding sequence ATGTTTGATGCACTATCTGATCGTTTAGAATCTGCCTGGAAAAAACTGCGCGGACAAGATAAAATCTCTCAATCCAACATTCAAGATGCTTTGCGCGAGGTGCGTCGCGCCTTGTTAGAAGCAGATGTTAACCTCCAAGTAGTCAAAGATTTTATTTCTGAAGTCGAAACCAAAGCTCAGGGAGCCGAGGTAATCACTGGCGTGCGCCCTGATCAACAGTTTATCAAAATTGTTTACGATGAACTTGTGCAGGTGATGGGGGAAGAAAATATTCCCCTAGCAGAAGTTGAGGGTAAAACTACCATCGTGTTAATGGCAGGTTTACAGGGTACTGGTAAAACCACTGCTACTGCCAAATTAGCCTTACACTTACGGAAATTAAATCGTAGTTGCTTGTTAGTCGCCACAGACGTATATCGTCCCGCAGCTATTGAGCAGCTTTTGACACTGGGTAAGCAAATTGACGTACCTGTGTTTGAATTAGGCAGCGATGCTGATCCCGTAGAAATTGCCCGTCAAGGTGTGGAACACGCTAGAGCAGAAGGCATTAATACAGTTATTGTTGATACAGCTGGACGCTTACAAATTGACCAGGATATGATGGCGGAATTATCCCGCATTAAGTCAACTATAGAACCTGACGAAACTTTGCTAGTAGTGGACTCAATGACGGGTCAAGAAGCCGCAAATCTGACTCGTACGTTTCACGACCAAATAGGTATTACTGGGGCAATTCTCACTAAGTTAGACGGGGATAGCCGGGGTGGTGCGGCCCTGTCAGTAAGACAAATTTCTGGTGCGCCGATTAAGTTTGTTGGTGTGGGTGAAAAAGTCGAGGCGCTACAACCGTTTTATCCTGAACGGATGGCTTCGCGGATTTTGGGGATGGGTGACGTTCTCACCTTAGTAGAGAAAGCCCAAGAAGAAATTGACTTGGCAGATGCCGAGCAAATGCAGGAGAAAATCCTGTCAGCGAAGTTTGACTTTACAGACTTTCTCAAACAGTTACGCCTCATGAAAAATATGGGGTCTTTGGGTGGAATCATGAAGTTGATTCCGGGTATGGGCAAGCTTTCAGATGACCAGTTGAAGCAGGGGGAAACCCAGCTAAAACGCTGTGAAGCCATGATTAATTCCATGACCAAGCAAGAACGCCGCAACCCGGATTTATTGGCGAGTTCTCCCAGTCGGCGGCGACGCATTGCTTCTGGTGCTGGCTATAGAGAGTCAGATGTCAGCAAGTTAGTGGGAGATTTCCAAAAAATGCGCTCGCTCATGCAACAAATGGGTCAAGGTAAATTCCCCGGTATGCCAGGAATGTTTGGTGGAGGCGTTATGGGCAACCCCCTAGTGGCAGGAAATCGACCTGCACCCGGTTGGCGTGGTTATCCCGGTGGCGTACCACCAACCAAAAAGAAAAAGAAAGAGAAAAAGAAAAAGGGCTTTGGCACTCTTTAA
- the rpsP gene encoding 30S ribosomal protein S16: MIKLRLKRFGKKREASYRIIAINDLSRRDGRPLEELGFYNPRTDEVRLDVPGIVKRLQQGAQPTDTVRRILVKANVFEQVSATAAS, encoded by the coding sequence ATGATCAAACTGCGCTTAAAGCGATTTGGTAAAAAGCGGGAGGCAAGTTACCGCATTATTGCTATTAACGACCTGTCTCGCCGTGATGGTCGTCCCCTAGAAGAACTAGGATTTTATAACCCCAGAACTGATGAAGTCCGATTGGATGTTCCCGGTATAGTTAAGCGACTACAACAAGGCGCTCAACCTACGGATACAGTTCGTCGCATTCTAGTAAAAGCTAACGTTTTTGAACAAGTCAGTGCAACAGCCGCATCGTAA
- a CDS encoding KH domain-containing protein produces MKSSTASPNYIGLVKFLVQPFLESPESLRVDCEMSHILKRAWIRIAFDPADKGKVFGRGGRNIQAIRTVVAAAAELAGQSVYLEIYGSSSQSRDGMSFDEEQEERIPPPRSRERTGNIPRPVAKPRFQ; encoded by the coding sequence ATGAAATCATCAACAGCCAGTCCTAACTATATTGGGCTGGTAAAATTTCTTGTGCAGCCGTTTTTAGAATCTCCAGAGTCTTTAAGGGTCGATTGTGAAATGTCTCACATCCTCAAACGGGCTTGGATTCGCATTGCTTTTGACCCGGCAGACAAAGGAAAAGTTTTTGGTCGGGGGGGGCGCAATATTCAGGCGATTCGCACAGTGGTTGCAGCAGCAGCAGAATTGGCTGGGCAGTCAGTATACCTGGAGATCTACGGCAGCAGTTCCCAAAGTCGGGATGGTATGTCTTTCGATGAAGAACAGGAAGAAAGAATACCCCCACCAAGATCAAGAGAAAGAACTGGAAATATCCCCAGACCTGTTGCGAAACCCCGTTTCCAGTAG
- a CDS encoding PhoH family protein yields MAGALTIQLPNIPSVIALGGYGEANLKFLSQQTGASLVLRGQELLIAGTEKQVDLAARLVQSLENLWSKGNNISTADILTARQAIETDRQGEFQDLHRDILAKSRRNQEIRAKTFRQRQYIEAIRKRDLTFGIGPAGTGKTYLAVVVAVQELLSHQFERLILTRPAVEAGEKLGFLPGDLQQKVNPYLRPLYDAINEFIDPEKVPNLMERGVIEVAPLAYMRGRTLDNAFVIVDEAQNTTPAQMKMVLTRLGFGSRMVITGDITQTDLPLHQQSGLIVALQILKHVEDIAFCEFTQKDVVRHPLVQSIVAAYEDHER; encoded by the coding sequence ATGGCAGGTGCTTTAACAATTCAGCTGCCTAATATTCCCAGTGTGATTGCTCTAGGGGGATATGGGGAAGCAAATCTCAAATTTCTATCTCAACAAACAGGAGCCAGCTTAGTTTTACGTGGACAGGAACTCCTAATTGCTGGTACAGAGAAGCAGGTTGATCTGGCAGCGCGATTAGTGCAATCTCTAGAAAACCTGTGGAGTAAAGGCAATAATATATCAACTGCGGATATTTTAACAGCCCGTCAAGCCATAGAGACCGATCGTCAAGGAGAATTCCAAGACCTACACCGAGACATCCTCGCCAAAAGTCGTCGTAATCAAGAAATCCGCGCTAAAACCTTTCGTCAAAGACAATATATTGAAGCCATTCGCAAACGCGACCTCACCTTTGGTATCGGTCCTGCTGGAACCGGTAAAACCTATCTTGCTGTCGTCGTTGCTGTCCAAGAACTTCTATCTCATCAATTTGAACGATTAATCTTAACCCGTCCTGCGGTAGAAGCAGGAGAAAAATTGGGATTTTTGCCAGGAGACCTACAACAAAAAGTTAATCCCTATCTTCGTCCCCTTTATGATGCCATCAATGAATTCATCGACCCTGAAAAAGTCCCCAATTTAATGGAACGTGGAGTAATTGAAGTTGCACCACTCGCTTATATGCGTGGCCGCACATTAGATAATGCCTTTGTAATTGTTGATGAAGCCCAAAATACCACACCAGCACAGATGAAAATGGTTTTAACCCGTCTGGGTTTTGGTTCACGAATGGTAATTACAGGTGACATCACACAAACAGATTTACCACTTCATCAACAATCAGGATTAATAGTAGCTTTACAAATTTTGAAGCACGTAGAAGACATTGCTTTTTGTGAATTTACCCAAAAAGATGTAGTTCGTCATCCTTTAGTACAGAGTATTGTCGCCGCTTACGAAGATCACGAAAGATAG
- a CDS encoding ChuX/HutX family heme-like substrate-binding protein, translating into MSTTLREFLEACENLGTLRLIVTSSAAVLEARGKIEKLFYAELLKGKYANMHTEGFEFHLNMDKITQVKFETGEAKRGNFTTYTIRFLDDQQEPALSIFLQWGKPGEYEPGQVEGWQNLREKYGEIWQPLPIETL; encoded by the coding sequence ATGAGTACAACATTGAGAGAATTTTTGGAAGCTTGTGAAAATTTAGGAACTTTACGTTTAATTGTCACTAGCAGCGCCGCAGTTTTAGAAGCACGTGGGAAAATAGAAAAGCTATTTTACGCAGAACTACTCAAAGGCAAATATGCCAATATGCATACCGAAGGATTTGAATTCCATTTGAATATGGACAAAATTACTCAAGTGAAATTTGAAACAGGTGAGGCAAAAAGAGGTAATTTTACAACCTATACAATCCGATTTTTAGATGATCAACAAGAACCTGCTTTAAGCATATTTTTACAATGGGGTAAACCCGGAGAATATGAACCAGGGCAAGTAGAAGGATGGCAAAACTTACGGGAAAAATATGGTGAAATTTGGCAACCTTTACCAATTGAAACTTTGTAA